A window from Falsibacillus albus encodes these proteins:
- a CDS encoding GerAB/ArcD/ProY family transporter, with protein MNNIRQNDFLSLVVLFIVGSAVMLDVGRDAMKDSWFAIFMAYLFFIPMNCMYYLLYKTNESLNFLKLLQYAFGKWVGSAVNFIYIVYFLYITSRVLRDFSEILQIAAFQKVSLAVLAMLMMLAIMYFAEKPIGVFFILTKYLFIIIFATFIVAVMFEVVSGIIHIDNVRPFLENGWGPVLTTIFPKVLTFPFGELIVLMVFFVKVKKEKKFGFKFVGAVGVGTWILVTTSFLHVAILGAVTVNRTHFPILSSVSVINISDFIQRVDSLIVILTIILGFVKTSVFFIASIESSKELLNTDKNMIIVPLGILVVYCSLAISPNFPQHIKEGIDIVTYYLHVPLQIIFPIILSGVVFVKKKIKKEPISLS; from the coding sequence TTGAACAACATAAGACAAAATGACTTTTTATCATTAGTGGTACTTTTCATCGTTGGAAGTGCAGTCATGCTGGATGTGGGAAGGGATGCCATGAAAGACAGCTGGTTCGCCATTTTTATGGCCTATTTATTCTTCATCCCAATGAATTGTATGTATTATTTATTGTACAAAACGAATGAAAGCTTAAACTTCCTAAAGCTACTTCAGTATGCATTCGGCAAATGGGTTGGAAGTGCGGTCAACTTCATATATATTGTCTATTTTCTATATATAACCTCAAGAGTGTTAAGGGATTTCAGTGAAATCCTTCAAATCGCTGCATTCCAAAAAGTCTCCCTTGCAGTACTGGCCATGCTGATGATGCTCGCCATCATGTATTTTGCAGAAAAACCGATCGGTGTATTTTTCATCCTGACAAAATATTTGTTCATCATCATTTTTGCCACATTCATCGTCGCAGTTATGTTTGAGGTTGTTTCAGGCATTATCCATATTGATAATGTAAGACCATTTCTTGAAAACGGGTGGGGGCCAGTACTAACAACGATTTTCCCTAAAGTACTTACTTTTCCCTTTGGTGAACTTATTGTATTGATGGTGTTTTTCGTAAAAGTGAAAAAAGAAAAGAAATTTGGATTCAAGTTTGTCGGAGCAGTCGGGGTAGGGACATGGATATTGGTAACCACTTCTTTTTTGCATGTTGCCATATTAGGTGCAGTCACGGTCAATCGTACTCATTTTCCAATTCTCTCCAGCGTTTCCGTCATTAACATATCCGACTTCATCCAAAGGGTGGATTCTTTGATTGTCATTTTGACAATCATATTAGGTTTTGTAAAAACCAGTGTATTTTTTATTGCCTCCATCGAATCAAGCAAGGAGTTATTAAATACAGATAAGAATATGATTATCGTTCCACTTGGCATATTGGTTGTTTATTGTTCTTTGGCCATTTCGCCTAATTTTCCTCAGCACATCAAGGAAGGTATAGATATCGTCACTTATTATTTGCATGTTCCGCTGCAAATCATTTTCCCAATCATTTTATCAGGAGTGGTTTTCGTAAAGAAAAAAATAAAAAAGGAGCCTATTTCCCTTTCTTGA